A genome region from Sphingomonas anseongensis includes the following:
- a CDS encoding NeuD/PglB/VioB family sugar acetyltransferase yields the protein MGIGIFGAGGFTRQIIDMLPGDAVILTDDGGADLHGIPVLRFDDAPDCDLVIAISDPTLRRQVALRWRHGFGSLVATTAEVSQFASIGEGAILCRQAIIESDVTIGRHFHANIGARIGHECRIGDFVTVGPGAMICGRCTIGDGVMIGAGAIIHQGLTVGDNAMVGMGAILNKDVPAATSAIGRPARLFGQRERADAT from the coding sequence ATGGGGATCGGCATCTTCGGAGCCGGGGGCTTCACGCGGCAGATCATCGACATGCTGCCGGGCGATGCGGTGATCCTTACCGACGATGGCGGGGCGGATCTCCACGGCATTCCCGTGTTGCGCTTCGATGACGCTCCGGATTGCGACCTGGTCATCGCAATTTCCGATCCGACCCTGCGCAGGCAGGTCGCGTTGCGGTGGCGCCACGGCTTCGGGAGCCTCGTCGCGACAACGGCTGAAGTCTCGCAATTCGCGTCGATCGGCGAAGGTGCAATCCTCTGTCGCCAGGCGATCATAGAATCCGATGTGACCATCGGCCGCCACTTCCACGCCAACATCGGCGCCAGGATTGGCCACGAATGTCGGATTGGCGATTTCGTCACGGTCGGTCCGGGCGCGATGATTTGCGGGCGCTGCACCATCGGCGACGGCGTCATGATCGGCGCCGGAGCGATCATCCATCAGGGCCTGACCGTCGGCGACAATGCCATGGTCGGCATGGGCGCGATCCTCAACAAGGATGTGCCTGCCGCAACCTCGGCCATCGGCAGGCCGGCGAGACTTTTTGGTCAGCGCGAACGCGCCGACGCCACCTGA
- a CDS encoding L,D-transpeptidase family protein, which produces MRIPLILLASAAALALPACNSNSDPASSNQTQLNADDVDAKSLEKQLMAALDDAPKHGLTRDLFVKADLPAEGSARTQALLQAASDYASALANGKVDPAKVRDIYTLPRPKVDVRQGLVQAIKDNKLQQWLDTLAPQTDEYRALSDAFVQLVKRSPGLPDGEIGSGGTLKPGASDPRVPAIVANLKAQGYLQPAADSKAPAAPATNAGQQPQAAALPTRYSGEIVKAVKQWQADSGLKPDGIIGPDTITALNASPRDRARQIAVAMERLRWLDRSPPATRIDVNTAGTYLDYFRDGQHIDHRKVVAGEPGKETPQIQAPMFQLVANPTWTVPHSIDEEMAAKSGSWLASNGFSRKDGQWVQDSGPKNSLGIVKFDMKDDYAIYLHDTPAKALFGEEERHRSHGCVRVEDAMGFAHMLAQADGIDDKFTEAMATGKETFVKLNKEIPVRLMYHTAYLGTEGRLHFVADAYDWDNDVATALGYPSKAPSKRTVKAEDVGP; this is translated from the coding sequence TTGCGTATCCCCCTGATCCTTCTCGCGTCCGCCGCGGCGCTCGCTCTCCCCGCGTGCAACTCGAACTCCGACCCGGCTTCCTCGAACCAGACCCAGCTCAACGCCGACGACGTCGACGCCAAGAGCCTCGAAAAGCAGCTGATGGCTGCGCTCGACGATGCTCCCAAACATGGGCTGACCAGGGACCTGTTCGTGAAGGCCGACCTTCCGGCCGAGGGCTCCGCGCGCACGCAGGCGCTTCTGCAGGCCGCGAGCGACTATGCTTCCGCGCTCGCCAACGGGAAGGTCGATCCCGCCAAGGTCCGCGACATCTACACTCTGCCTCGGCCGAAGGTGGACGTCCGCCAGGGGCTCGTGCAGGCGATCAAGGACAACAAGCTCCAGCAATGGCTGGACACGCTGGCTCCGCAGACCGACGAATATCGCGCGCTGTCCGACGCCTTCGTCCAGCTGGTGAAGCGCTCGCCCGGCCTTCCCGACGGTGAGATCGGCTCCGGCGGAACGCTCAAGCCCGGGGCCAGCGACCCGCGGGTTCCGGCGATCGTCGCCAACCTGAAAGCGCAGGGCTATCTCCAGCCCGCCGCCGATTCCAAGGCTCCTGCTGCCCCCGCCACGAATGCCGGGCAGCAGCCGCAAGCCGCGGCCTTGCCCACCCGCTACAGCGGAGAGATCGTCAAGGCGGTGAAGCAGTGGCAGGCCGATTCCGGGCTCAAGCCCGACGGGATCATCGGTCCCGACACGATTACCGCGCTCAACGCCAGCCCACGCGACCGCGCCCGCCAGATCGCGGTCGCGATGGAGCGGCTTCGCTGGCTCGACCGCAGTCCCCCGGCGACGCGCATCGATGTCAACACCGCCGGCACCTACCTCGACTATTTCCGCGACGGGCAGCATATCGACCACCGCAAGGTCGTGGCCGGCGAGCCGGGCAAGGAAACGCCGCAGATCCAGGCGCCGATGTTCCAGCTCGTCGCCAACCCGACCTGGACCGTTCCCCATTCGATCGACGAGGAGATGGCCGCCAAGAGCGGAAGCTGGCTGGCGTCCAACGGCTTCAGCCGCAAGGACGGTCAGTGGGTCCAGGACTCAGGCCCCAAGAACTCGCTCGGGATCGTCAAGTTCGACATGAAGGACGATTATGCGATCTACCTCCACGACACGCCCGCCAAGGCGCTGTTCGGCGAGGAGGAGCGGCACCGAAGCCACGGCTGCGTCCGCGTCGAGGATGCGATGGGCTTTGCCCATATGCTCGCCCAGGCGGACGGCATCGACGACAAGTTCACCGAGGCGATGGCGACCGGCAAGGAAACCTTCGTCAAGCTCAACAAGGAAATCCCGGTCCGGCTTATGTACCACACGGCGTATTTGGGCACCGAGGGCCGCCTGCATTTCGTCGCCGACGCCTACGACTGGGACAACGACGTCGCGACCGCGCTCGGCTACCCGAGCAAGGCGCCGTCGAAGCGGACGGTCAAAGCGGAGGATGTCGGGCCGTAG
- a CDS encoding TIR domain-containing protein: protein MAKVFLSYAREDVGAAKELADSIARAGHEVWWDRHIQGGSRFTNEIDRALKDAEAVVVLWSEASVQSAWVQDEAAEGRDSGRLVPAALGSVKPPLGFRQFHTVSLGSWTGEGTPEGIDDLVAAIASTCGSAAGAGEADSPKAAEPKRKVSVCVLPFVNMSGEPEQEYFSDGISEDIITDLSKVSALSVIARNTAFTFKGQSIDVKDVARTLDVSHVLEGSVRKAGNRVRITAQLIDGAAGDHVWADRYDRDLDDIFAIQDEISKAIVDALQLKLLPKEKSAIENRGTKSVDAYNLYLMARQQWISGTFGDIRRDEAIVRLCEQATLLDPNYAQAWALMGFAKLELRFWHGKDVDALAAAERALEINPEMPEALCIKARYLEEEGHGEEAQRQIRTALQLDPESWEVNREAARMLFRHDNIREAIPFFEKAATLMDTDWHNPSMLITCYNSTGEDALLRKAAKTALERAERAIAKDPTNGPALAVGASALCMFGDEERARDWIRRALLLDPDNLSMRYNLACSLARELGDPKGALETLKPFFEKVNSQMHIRHLEVDPDLNPIRDDGLFKEMLAAAKTRLGMDDPVIDPAMPSGASPA, encoded by the coding sequence GTGGCGAAAGTTTTCCTGAGTTATGCGCGTGAGGATGTCGGCGCCGCCAAGGAGCTGGCGGATTCCATTGCGCGCGCCGGCCACGAAGTCTGGTGGGACCGCCACATCCAGGGCGGCTCGCGCTTCACCAATGAGATCGACCGCGCTCTCAAGGACGCCGAAGCCGTTGTCGTGCTGTGGTCGGAGGCCTCGGTCCAATCCGCCTGGGTTCAGGACGAGGCCGCCGAGGGACGCGACAGCGGACGCCTGGTCCCCGCAGCGCTCGGATCGGTCAAGCCGCCGCTTGGATTCAGGCAGTTCCACACCGTCAGCCTCGGCTCGTGGACCGGCGAGGGAACGCCGGAAGGAATCGACGATCTTGTCGCCGCGATAGCGAGCACCTGCGGCTCGGCCGCCGGCGCCGGCGAGGCCGATTCCCCGAAGGCTGCCGAGCCGAAGAGGAAGGTCTCGGTTTGCGTGCTCCCCTTCGTCAACATGAGCGGCGAGCCGGAGCAGGAATATTTCAGCGACGGAATCAGCGAGGACATCATCACCGACCTGTCGAAGGTGTCGGCGCTTTCCGTGATCGCCCGCAACACCGCCTTCACGTTCAAGGGCCAGTCGATCGACGTGAAGGATGTCGCAAGGACGCTCGACGTCAGCCACGTCCTCGAAGGCAGCGTCCGCAAGGCGGGCAACCGCGTGCGAATAACCGCCCAGCTCATCGATGGCGCAGCCGGCGACCATGTCTGGGCCGACCGTTACGACCGCGATCTCGACGACATCTTCGCCATCCAGGACGAGATCTCGAAAGCGATCGTCGATGCGCTCCAGCTCAAGCTGCTTCCCAAAGAGAAGAGCGCGATCGAGAACCGCGGCACGAAGAGCGTCGACGCCTACAACCTCTATTTGATGGCCCGCCAGCAGTGGATCAGCGGGACCTTCGGCGACATCCGGCGCGACGAGGCCATTGTCCGCCTTTGCGAGCAGGCGACCCTGCTCGATCCGAACTATGCGCAGGCCTGGGCGCTCATGGGCTTCGCCAAGCTTGAGCTGCGCTTCTGGCACGGGAAGGATGTGGACGCGCTGGCTGCCGCGGAACGTGCGCTCGAGATCAATCCGGAAATGCCCGAAGCGCTGTGCATCAAGGCCCGCTACCTGGAGGAAGAAGGGCACGGCGAAGAAGCGCAGCGACAGATCCGGACGGCTCTCCAGCTCGATCCCGAATCCTGGGAAGTGAACCGCGAAGCCGCCCGCATGCTCTTCCGGCACGACAATATCCGCGAGGCGATCCCGTTCTTCGAAAAAGCGGCGACGCTGATGGATACCGACTGGCACAATCCATCGATGCTCATCACCTGCTACAACTCGACGGGGGAAGACGCCCTGCTCCGCAAGGCGGCGAAGACCGCTTTGGAGCGGGCGGAGCGTGCCATCGCGAAAGACCCGACCAACGGCCCGGCCCTCGCCGTCGGCGCCTCCGCCTTGTGCATGTTCGGAGATGAGGAACGGGCGAGGGACTGGATCCGGCGAGCGCTTCTGCTCGATCCCGACAACCTGTCGATGCGTTACAACCTGGCCTGCTCGCTTGCTCGAGAATTGGGAGACCCGAAGGGCGCTCTTGAGACTCTGAAGCCGTTCTTCGAGAAGGTGAACAGCCAGATGCACATTCGCCATCTCGAGGTCGATCCCGACCTCAATCCGATCCGCGACGATGGCCTTTTCAAGGAAATGCTCGCCGCTGCGAAGACCCGGCTCGGGATGGATGACCCGGTTATCGACCCCGCGATGCCGTCAGGCGCGTCGCCCGCCTGA
- a CDS encoding putative bifunctional diguanylate cyclase/phosphodiesterase, whose product MYEAPDRYKRMTSARLPDGESLAFASGKADSENSPLRDAQLLARADLAPFFAAANIVAAVMIITGLSAEVPIVWLGGWAAAVALVNLLAMQMARMQAITHVGRSGRRLPDWILVGDIVLRALLWLSLPVYLFPTLSPGSQLIAASVTAGVGIASLGLVVVLPCVVAWMACFTGGLCAALLIGRNSIPFENMLSILFTLGVAIFGVLAVARWAFTQLKTNADIGSQSESSALLLQEYEQRGVGWLWQVDSENRVTYISSRMIALLGRPASQLLGHSLPSLLGGSAELGTKLLDKQPFANLEMELETPRGPRWISIAGDPIIDTAGRFEGFRGVGSDVTEIRQTQERLTHLANMDVLSGLPNRGRVRQLLGEALREAAAGNGTCAILFLDLDGFKPVNDTFGHPKGDAVLRAVAKRLVREVAAFGHVGRMGGDEFAVVIPDAQSRKKVEQLAQRIIDSIKEPYDIDGTTISIGVSIGCAFGPIDGATVDDLILKADLALYEAKGAGRGIARYFSNELQSEKEDRVRLEQDLRSALGAKQFHLVFQPLVAAKTQKLVGFEALIRWNHPKRGLVPPIAFIPVAEEIGLMPEIGAWVIEEACRAAASWPDSVSVSLNVSPKQIVLPNLPNLVSEALGRHRVQGNRIELEVTEGIFLGDNGPTLDVLKRLRALGVGIALDDFGTGYSSIGYLNKAIFHKLKIDGSFVREAGTRPENVAIIQSIVQLAKSFRMSITAEGVETAEDFERMRELGCDTIQGYLFGRPLSYAKANEMVVGLANKRLAS is encoded by the coding sequence ATGTACGAAGCTCCTGACCGATACAAACGGATGACTTCGGCGCGTCTGCCGGACGGCGAATCCCTCGCATTCGCTTCCGGCAAGGCCGATTCCGAAAATTCGCCGCTGCGCGACGCGCAGCTGCTTGCCCGGGCGGACCTTGCCCCCTTCTTCGCGGCTGCCAACATCGTCGCCGCGGTGATGATCATCACGGGACTCTCGGCCGAAGTGCCGATCGTCTGGCTCGGCGGCTGGGCCGCGGCGGTCGCGCTGGTCAACCTTCTCGCGATGCAGATGGCGCGAATGCAGGCGATCACCCATGTCGGCCGCTCCGGCCGCCGGCTTCCCGACTGGATACTGGTCGGAGACATCGTGCTTCGGGCGCTGCTTTGGCTGTCCCTGCCGGTCTACCTGTTCCCGACGCTTAGCCCCGGTTCGCAGCTTATCGCTGCTTCGGTCACCGCGGGCGTCGGAATCGCCTCGCTCGGCCTGGTCGTCGTCCTTCCCTGCGTCGTCGCCTGGATGGCCTGCTTCACCGGCGGGCTCTGTGCCGCGCTTCTCATCGGCCGCAACAGCATCCCGTTCGAGAACATGCTGTCGATCCTGTTCACGCTCGGCGTCGCGATCTTCGGAGTGCTCGCGGTCGCCCGCTGGGCCTTCACCCAGCTCAAGACTAACGCCGACATCGGCTCGCAGAGCGAAAGCTCCGCGCTTCTCCTGCAGGAATATGAGCAGCGAGGCGTCGGCTGGCTGTGGCAGGTCGATTCCGAAAACCGGGTGACCTACATTTCATCGCGAATGATCGCCCTGCTGGGCCGTCCCGCGAGCCAGCTTCTCGGCCATTCGCTTCCCTCCCTCCTTGGCGGGAGCGCCGAGCTCGGCACCAAGCTCCTCGACAAGCAGCCTTTCGCCAACCTCGAAATGGAGCTCGAAACTCCGCGCGGGCCGCGCTGGATCTCGATCGCCGGCGACCCGATCATCGACACCGCGGGCCGCTTCGAAGGTTTCCGCGGGGTCGGATCGGACGTCACCGAGATCCGCCAGACCCAGGAGCGGCTGACCCATCTCGCGAACATGGACGTGCTGTCCGGCCTTCCGAACCGCGGCCGGGTCCGCCAGCTGCTCGGGGAAGCGCTTCGCGAGGCGGCGGCCGGCAACGGCACCTGCGCAATCCTGTTCCTCGACCTCGACGGTTTCAAGCCGGTCAACGACACCTTCGGCCACCCGAAGGGCGACGCAGTCCTTCGCGCCGTCGCCAAGCGGCTGGTCCGCGAAGTGGCTGCGTTCGGCCATGTCGGCCGGATGGGCGGCGACGAATTCGCGGTCGTCATTCCCGATGCCCAGAGCCGAAAGAAGGTCGAGCAGCTCGCGCAGCGGATCATCGATTCGATCAAGGAGCCGTACGATATCGACGGGACGACGATCAGCATCGGCGTGTCCATCGGCTGCGCCTTCGGGCCGATCGACGGCGCCACCGTCGACGACCTGATCCTCAAGGCCGACCTCGCGCTTTACGAAGCCAAGGGCGCCGGCCGGGGCATCGCCCGCTACTTCTCCAACGAGCTTCAGTCAGAAAAGGAAGACCGCGTCCGGCTCGAGCAGGACCTCCGCTCGGCCCTCGGCGCCAAGCAGTTCCACCTGGTCTTCCAGCCGCTCGTCGCAGCCAAGACCCAGAAGCTGGTCGGCTTCGAGGCGCTGATCCGCTGGAACCACCCCAAGCGCGGGCTGGTGCCGCCGATCGCCTTCATCCCGGTCGCCGAGGAAATCGGCTTGATGCCGGAGATCGGCGCCTGGGTGATCGAGGAAGCATGCAGGGCCGCGGCCAGCTGGCCCGATAGCGTCAGCGTCTCGCTCAACGTCAGCCCGAAGCAGATCGTCCTGCCCAACCTTCCCAACCTGGTCAGCGAGGCACTCGGCCGCCACCGAGTCCAGGGCAACCGCATCGAGCTCGAGGTCACCGAGGGAATCTTCCTCGGCGACAACGGCCCGACGCTCGACGTCCTCAAGCGCCTGCGAGCGCTCGGCGTGGGCATCGCTCTCGACGATTTCGGCACCGGTTATTCGTCGATCGGCTATCTGAACAAGGCGATCTTCCACAAGCTGAAGATCGACGGAAGCTTCGTCCGCGAGGCCGGGACGCGGCCCGAAAACGTCGCGATCATCCAGTCGATCGTCCAGCTCGCAAAGAGCTTCCGGATGTCGATCACCGCCGAGGGCGTGGAAACCGCCGAGGATTTCGAGCGCATGCGCGAGCTCGGCTGCGACACGATCCAGGGCTATTTGTTCGGCAGGCCGCTGAGCTACGCCAAGGCCAACGAAATGGTCGTCGGCCTCGCCAACAAGCGGCTGGCGAGCTAG
- a CDS encoding sensor histidine kinase, whose amino-acid sequence MATDGAALNQKDSGQVPAADRRSRSRRAETPRIESPARPILEGVGLDAPFFEDKNRAFWFLQSCGWTGYFFLRSLSGFANSMGAMWLVHTALLTATGYSLTLLMGALFRRLIKMRVIWTAVLTLLAVVVASMAFSVIETWSYATFLKPESRPAGFEYMGAILLNFALLAAWAALYYGINYYILLEEQINQRERLESQASSAQLAMLRYQLNPHFLFNTLNSISTLVLLKQTERANAMLARLSSFLRYTLANESTAKVTLAQEVETLKLYLEIEKMRFEDRMRPHFRIDAETIGARLPSLLLQPLIENAIKYAVTPSEDGADIWITAGREGAAVRIEVADSGGDSASAEMSATQSTGVGLANIRERLQQAYGNAHGITTKKNEHGGFSVIIEIPYESGDDDE is encoded by the coding sequence ATGGCGACCGACGGCGCAGCGCTGAACCAGAAGGACTCCGGGCAAGTGCCGGCCGCCGACCGCCGCTCGCGCTCGCGGCGCGCGGAAACGCCGCGGATCGAATCCCCTGCCCGGCCCATCCTCGAGGGCGTCGGGCTCGACGCCCCCTTCTTCGAAGACAAGAACCGCGCCTTCTGGTTTCTCCAGAGCTGCGGCTGGACCGGCTATTTCTTCCTCCGCTCGCTGTCGGGCTTCGCGAACAGCATGGGCGCGATGTGGCTCGTGCATACCGCGCTGCTGACCGCGACCGGCTATTCGCTGACTTTGCTGATGGGCGCGCTGTTCCGGCGGCTGATCAAGATGCGGGTGATCTGGACCGCGGTCCTGACGCTTCTTGCGGTGGTGGTTGCCTCGATGGCCTTCTCGGTGATCGAGACGTGGAGCTACGCGACTTTCCTGAAGCCCGAATCCCGGCCTGCCGGCTTCGAATATATGGGCGCGATCCTGCTCAATTTCGCGCTGCTGGCGGCGTGGGCGGCGCTTTATTACGGGATCAATTACTACATCCTGCTGGAAGAGCAGATCAATCAGCGCGAGCGGCTTGAGAGCCAGGCGAGCTCGGCGCAGCTGGCGATGCTTCGCTACCAGCTCAACCCGCACTTCCTGTTCAACACGCTCAATTCGATCTCGACGCTGGTGCTCCTGAAGCAGACCGAGCGGGCGAACGCGATGCTTGCCCGGCTGTCGTCCTTCCTTCGCTACACGCTGGCCAATGAGTCGACGGCGAAGGTCACTCTTGCGCAGGAAGTGGAGACTCTGAAGCTCTACCTCGAGATCGAGAAGATGCGGTTCGAGGACCGGATGCGGCCGCACTTCCGGATCGACGCGGAGACCATCGGGGCGCGGCTTCCGTCGCTGCTTCTGCAGCCGCTCATAGAAAATGCGATCAAATATGCGGTCACTCCGAGCGAGGACGGTGCGGACATCTGGATCACCGCGGGCCGCGAGGGCGCCGCGGTTCGGATCGAGGTCGCGGACAGCGGCGGGGATTCGGCCTCGGCTGAGATGTCGGCGACCCAATCGACCGGAGTTGGGCTGGCGAATATTCGCGAACGGCTCCAGCAAGCCTACGGCAATGCGCACGGAATTACGACGAAGAAGAACGAACACGGGGGCTTCAGCGTTATCATCGAAATTCCCTACGAAAGCGGAGACGACGACGAATGA
- a CDS encoding LytR/AlgR family response regulator transcription factor, protein MTIRTILVDDEPLATQGLQLRLEAHDDVEVVATASNGREAIRQIKTNKPDLVFLDIQMPGFDGFSVIQGLMEVEPPLFVFVTAYSDHAVRAFESQAVDYLVKPVDEDRLAATLDRVRQRLSEKRSAEEAERLKEALVEHAPEAAEELELAEGGSEGPAANRFERMINIKDQGQIFRVDVDTIERIDAAGDYMCIQTGDNTLILRETMKDLEKRLDPRRFQRVHRSTIVNLDLVRQVKPHTNGECFLVLDSGAQVKVSRSYRDVVARFVH, encoded by the coding sequence ATGACGATCCGGACCATCCTGGTCGACGACGAGCCGCTTGCGACCCAGGGCCTGCAGCTCCGGCTCGAGGCCCATGACGACGTCGAAGTGGTCGCGACCGCATCCAACGGCCGCGAGGCGATCCGCCAGATCAAGACAAACAAGCCGGACCTCGTCTTCCTCGACATCCAGATGCCGGGCTTCGACGGATTCTCGGTGATTCAGGGGCTGATGGAGGTCGAGCCGCCGTTGTTCGTCTTCGTCACCGCCTACAGCGACCATGCGGTGCGGGCGTTTGAATCGCAGGCGGTCGATTACCTGGTGAAGCCGGTGGACGAGGACCGGCTTGCGGCGACGCTCGACCGGGTCCGCCAGCGCCTCTCCGAAAAGCGCAGCGCCGAGGAGGCGGAGCGGCTGAAGGAAGCCCTGGTCGAGCATGCGCCGGAGGCGGCGGAGGAGCTCGAGCTTGCCGAGGGCGGGAGCGAGGGCCCGGCAGCGAACCGGTTCGAGCGGATGATCAACATCAAGGACCAGGGCCAGATCTTCCGCGTCGACGTCGACACGATCGAGCGAATCGACGCGGCGGGCGACTACATGTGCATCCAGACGGGCGACAACACCTTGATCCTTCGAGAGACGATGAAGGACCTGGAAAAAAGGCTCGACCCGCGCCGCTTCCAGCGAGTCCACCGCTCGACGATCGTCAATCTCGACCTCGTCCGCCAAGTGAAGCCGCACACGAATGGCGAATGCTTCCTGGTGCTGGATTCGGGTGCTCAGGTGAAGGTGAGCAGGTCATACCGCGACGTCGTCGCGAGGTTCGTCCACTAG
- a CDS encoding PilZ domain-containing protein — translation MERETIDWKTRVAPRRGVSHTASLEVADGRRFRVLVTNLSYTGCQLLSEQRLEIGQTVGLSLPGRGSMDAQVRWTAGDCYGLQFLLGQSTVEDRRARIGV, via the coding sequence GTGGAACGCGAAACAATCGACTGGAAAACCCGCGTCGCGCCGAGGCGGGGTGTGAGCCATACCGCTTCGCTCGAGGTCGCCGATGGCCGCCGTTTCCGGGTCCTTGTAACCAATCTTTCCTATACCGGCTGTCAGCTGCTTTCGGAGCAACGGCTGGAAATCGGGCAAACGGTCGGCCTCAGCCTTCCGGGTCGCGGATCCATGGACGCGCAGGTCCGATGGACCGCCGGCGACTGCTATGGGTTGCAGTTCCTCCTTGGCCAATCGACCGTCGAAGACCGGCGCGCCAGGATCGGAGTCTGA
- a CDS encoding isocitrate lyase/PEP mutase family protein, with protein MASKFETFASLHVPGKPVILYNIWDPGSAVAVAAAGARAIATGSHPVGDAAGFGDGQKVPMDFVTDNAKRIVGAVDLPVTVDFESAYSVDPGEGGANVARLKAAGAVGCNFEDQVIGGEGLHPLDLQAKRIRAIRKAVGDDFFINARTDLFLKTQTFDDALIDQVVERGKAFADSGASGFFVPRLSDSKQIERVVREVPLPLNLIAFPGAPPNREWADAGAARISYGPFPHRELMAKLTDMAREAIGTA; from the coding sequence ATGGCTTCGAAGTTCGAGACTTTCGCTTCGCTTCACGTGCCGGGAAAGCCGGTCATCCTCTACAATATCTGGGATCCAGGAAGCGCGGTTGCAGTTGCTGCGGCGGGCGCCAGGGCGATCGCCACGGGCAGCCATCCGGTCGGCGACGCAGCCGGTTTCGGCGACGGCCAGAAGGTGCCGATGGACTTCGTGACCGACAATGCCAAGCGGATCGTCGGCGCTGTCGACCTGCCGGTGACGGTGGATTTCGAAAGCGCCTATTCCGTCGATCCCGGCGAAGGCGGAGCCAACGTCGCCAGGCTGAAGGCGGCCGGCGCCGTGGGCTGCAATTTCGAGGACCAGGTGATCGGCGGCGAGGGGCTTCACCCGCTCGACCTCCAAGCGAAGCGGATCAGGGCGATCCGCAAGGCCGTCGGGGATGATTTCTTCATCAACGCCCGGACCGACCTGTTCCTGAAGACCCAGACATTCGACGATGCGCTAATCGACCAGGTCGTGGAGCGGGGGAAAGCCTTTGCCGATTCCGGGGCGAGCGGCTTCTTCGTCCCGCGCCTGTCGGATTCGAAGCAAATAGAGCGCGTGGTCCGCGAAGTGCCTTTGCCGCTCAACCTCATCGCTTTCCCCGGGGCTCCGCCGAACCGCGAATGGGCCGATGCCGGCGCGGCGCGGATCAGCTACGGCCCCTTCCCGCATCGCGAGCTGATGGCGAAGCTCACGGACATGGCACGCGAAGCGATCGGGACTGCCTAG
- a CDS encoding acylphosphatase, with the protein MRDQSGYDVSVAASARTVRVTGRVQGVFFRAWTRQQALELGVNGWVRNCGDGSVEAHLEGDEAAIKTLVHRMHEGPPAAQVADVQVEDAEALGITGFNARG; encoded by the coding sequence GTGCGTGACCAATCCGGCTATGACGTAAGCGTGGCAGCTTCAGCTCGAACAGTGCGCGTGACGGGGCGAGTGCAGGGCGTCTTCTTCCGCGCCTGGACCCGGCAGCAGGCGCTCGAGCTCGGCGTAAACGGCTGGGTGCGCAATTGCGGCGACGGATCGGTGGAAGCGCATCTGGAAGGCGACGAGGCGGCGATCAAGACACTGGTCCATCGGATGCACGAGGGACCGCCGGCGGCGCAGGTGGCGGACGTTCAGGTGGAGGATGCCGAGGCCCTAGGAATCACGGGATTCAACGCTCGGGGTTAG